In Marivivens aquimaris, one genomic interval encodes:
- a CDS encoding thiamine phosphate synthase, producing MTEAAELPQLYLITPPEFELSTFPDRLAKCLDATEIACVRLSLATRDEDRLSRAADALREVTHERDIALVIDSHMMMVERLGLDGVHLMDGSRNVKKVRKELGDDAIVGAYCRASRHDGMTAGELGADYVSFGPVNLTALGTGEKADLELFEWWSMMIEIPMVAEGALDEDTIRQITPYADFFGIGDEIWKEDDAAAALLRLKGAMS from the coding sequence ATGACCGAAGCAGCCGAACTACCGCAGCTTTATCTGATCACGCCGCCGGAGTTCGAACTTTCGACGTTCCCCGACCGTCTGGCCAAATGTCTCGACGCGACAGAGATCGCTTGCGTCCGTCTTTCGCTCGCCACCCGCGACGAAGATCGCCTGTCCCGCGCTGCCGATGCGCTGCGCGAAGTGACCCACGAGCGCGACATTGCGCTGGTTATCGACAGCCACATGATGATGGTCGAGCGCCTCGGCCTCGACGGTGTTCACCTGATGGACGGCTCGCGCAACGTCAAAAAGGTCCGCAAGGAACTCGGCGATGACGCCATCGTCGGCGCATACTGCCGCGCGTCGCGTCACGACGGCATGACCGCTGGCGAACTGGGCGCTGACTACGTCAGCTTCGGCCCCGTCAATCTGACCGCGCTGGGCACGGGCGAAAAGGCCGATCTTGAGCTGTTCGAGTGGTGGTCAATGATGATCGAGATCCCGATGGTCGCCGAAGGCGCGCTGGACGAAGACACCATCCGCCAGATCACGCCCTACGCCGACTTCTTCGGCATCGGCGATGAAATCTGGAAAGAAGACGACGCGGCAGCCGCGCTGCTCCGCCTCAAGGGCGCGATGTCCTAA
- a CDS encoding carboxypeptidase M32: MTAYEELLAFSKETAALSGVVETLGWDQETMMPRKAAEQRGDQFAALESVIHSRNIDPRVGEWLAKAEAPDAAGEAILREVQFNYDRSVKVPAALATEIARVTSVAQGKWVEARGEGDFKAFAPVLKEVVRLRREEGAALADSGDAYDALLEGYEPGTSSAQIAEIFDAMRPRLVALREKVLAQPEPAGVSGTFDPAIQLQLSEELAKTFGYDMERGRIDKAVHPFCAGHGFDVRITTRTNPADPFNCFYSTIHEVGHACYEQNVRDAYAGTPIGRGVSMGVHESQSRIYENQLGRSRAFTGYLFAKMRDAFGDFGIANEDDFYAAVNRVEKGYIRTEADELQYNLHIMMRFDLEMALIRGELEVDDLEAAWNERFEKDFGYPVDTVNNGVLQDVHWSAGLFGYFPTYALGNVYAGNIYSALRDAVPSLDDDLSKGDLSNASAWLGENLQQNGALYTPRETVAKACGFEPTAEPLLGYLETKFGGIYGL, translated from the coding sequence ATGACCGCATACGAAGAGCTTCTGGCGTTCTCCAAAGAAACCGCAGCCCTCAGCGGCGTCGTCGAAACGCTGGGCTGGGATCAGGAAACGATGATGCCCCGCAAGGCGGCGGAGCAGCGCGGCGACCAGTTCGCCGCTCTGGAGTCCGTCATCCATTCGCGCAACATCGACCCGCGCGTGGGCGAATGGCTGGCGAAGGCCGAAGCCCCCGATGCCGCTGGCGAAGCGATCCTGCGCGAGGTGCAGTTCAACTACGACCGCTCGGTCAAAGTGCCTGCGGCCCTCGCCACCGAGATTGCGCGTGTCACCTCCGTCGCCCAAGGCAAATGGGTTGAGGCACGCGGTGAGGGCGATTTCAAAGCCTTCGCGCCAGTTCTGAAAGAGGTCGTCCGCTTACGCCGCGAAGAGGGCGCTGCGCTGGCCGATAGCGGCGACGCCTATGACGCGCTTCTGGAAGGCTACGAGCCGGGTACGTCGTCGGCCCAGATTGCAGAGATTTTCGATGCCATGCGCCCGCGTCTGGTGGCCCTGCGCGAAAAGGTCCTCGCCCAGCCCGAACCGGCTGGCGTGAGCGGCACCTTCGACCCCGCAATTCAGCTGCAACTGTCCGAGGAACTGGCCAAAACCTTCGGCTACGACATGGAGCGCGGCCGCATCGACAAGGCCGTCCACCCGTTCTGCGCGGGCCACGGTTTCGACGTGCGCATCACCACCCGCACCAACCCCGCCGATCCGTTCAACTGCTTTTACTCGACCATCCACGAGGTCGGCCACGCTTGTTACGAACAGAATGTACGCGACGCCTACGCAGGCACCCCGATCGGGCGTGGCGTGTCGATGGGCGTCCACGAAAGCCAGAGCCGCATCTACGAAAACCAGCTTGGCCGCAGCCGCGCGTTCACAGGCTACCTCTTTGCTAAGATGCGCGACGCCTTCGGTGATTTCGGCATCGCGAACGAGGACGACTTCTACGCCGCCGTGAACCGCGTCGAGAAAGGCTACATCCGTACCGAGGCCGACGAGCTGCAATACAACCTGCACATCATGATGCGCTTCGACCTCGAAATGGCGCTGATCCGTGGCGAGCTGGAAGTCGACGACCTTGAGGCCGCATGGAACGAGCGTTTCGAGAAAGACTTCGGCTATCCCGTCGACACCGTCAACAACGGCGTGCTTCAGGACGTCCACTGGTCGGCTGGCCTGTTCGGCTACTTCCCGACCTACGCGCTCGGCAACGTCTACGCGGGCAACATCTACAGCGCGCTGCGTGATGCGGTGCCGTCGCTGGATGACGACCTGTCGAAGGGTGATCTGTCGAACGCCTCGGCGTGGCTGGGCGAGAACCTGCAACAGAACGGGGCGCTCTACACGCCCCGCGAAACCGTTGCCAAAGCTTGCGGTTTTGAACCGACCGCAGAGCCGCTGCTTGGCTATCTGGAAACCAAATTTGGCGGCATCTACGGGCTCTAA
- a CDS encoding glutamate-5-semialdehyde dehydrogenase yields MTEFENISELMKDIGVRARAASAELAFASAERKHAALVAAADAVWNSRAAIIEANGQDMEFGRNKGLTPAMMDRLMLDEGRIQGIVDGLRAIAEQADPVGAVLAEWDRPTGLHIQRVRTPLGVIGVIYESRPNVTADAGALCLKAGNAVILRGGSESFHSSKAIHAALVEGLKAANLPEDAIQLVPTRDRAAVSEMLTATDYIDVIVPRGGKGLVGLVQREARVPVFAHLEGIVHVYIDKSADREKALAVVKNAKTRRTGICGSAECLLIHRDVADSLGAELVDMLMEAGVTVHAGEGISGTVAATSDDWGHEYLDMDIAAKIVDDVDGAIAHIRKFGSNHTDCVIAEDADVVARFFQRLDSAILMHNTSTQFADGGEFGMGAEIGIATGKMHARGPVGAEQLTSFKYLVTSNGSLRA; encoded by the coding sequence ATGACCGAGTTTGAAAACATTTCCGAGCTGATGAAAGACATCGGCGTTCGTGCGCGCGCGGCATCGGCTGAACTGGCCTTTGCCTCGGCCGAGCGGAAGCACGCCGCGCTTGTCGCTGCTGCCGATGCCGTCTGGAATAGCCGCGCCGCGATCATTGAAGCCAACGGTCAGGACATGGAGTTTGGACGCAATAAGGGCCTCACCCCTGCGATGATGGACCGCCTGATGCTGGACGAAGGCCGCATTCAGGGCATCGTCGACGGCCTCCGCGCGATTGCCGAACAGGCCGATCCCGTGGGTGCCGTGCTGGCCGAGTGGGACCGTCCGACAGGCCTTCACATCCAGCGCGTCCGCACGCCGCTTGGCGTGATCGGTGTGATCTATGAAAGCCGCCCGAACGTGACTGCGGATGCCGGTGCGCTGTGCCTCAAGGCCGGTAATGCCGTCATCCTGCGTGGCGGGTCCGAGAGCTTCCATTCGAGCAAGGCGATCCACGCCGCGCTGGTCGAGGGTCTGAAGGCCGCGAACCTGCCCGAGGATGCGATCCAGCTCGTGCCGACCCGCGACCGTGCGGCTGTGTCGGAAATGCTGACCGCGACCGACTACATCGACGTGATCGTGCCGCGTGGTGGCAAGGGCCTCGTTGGTCTGGTCCAGCGCGAAGCCCGCGTGCCTGTGTTCGCGCACCTCGAAGGCATCGTGCACGTCTACATTGACAAATCCGCCGACCGCGAGAAGGCGCTGGCTGTTGTGAAAAACGCCAAGACCCGCCGCACCGGCATCTGCGGTTCCGCTGAATGTCTGCTGATCCACCGCGACGTGGCCGATAGCCTTGGCGCGGAACTGGTGGACATGCTGATGGAGGCGGGGGTCACCGTCCACGCTGGCGAAGGCATCAGCGGAACCGTCGCTGCGACATCGGACGACTGGGGTCACGAATACCTCGACATGGATATCGCGGCGAAGATCGTGGATGACGTGGACGGCGCCATTGCGCATATCCGCAAGTTCGGCTCGAACCACACCGATTGCGTGATCGCCGAAGATGCCGACGTCGTTGCCCGCTTCTTCCAGCGCCTCGACAGCGCGATCCTCATGCACAACACCTCGACCCAGTTTGCGGATGGCGGTGAATTCGGCATGGGTGCGGAGATCGGCATCGCGACCGGCAAAATGCACGCGCGCGGTCCGGTTGGCGCAGAGCAGCTGACGAGCTTCAAATACCTCGTGACGTCGAACGGCTCGCTTCGCGCTTAA
- a CDS encoding lysophospholipid acyltransferase family protein — MEGPHHKVGLAGWVRFILKALPLAVLVFGCLALLLLVRLIERPIYGQRRPATPYITQFVCRNALRIIGLKFSVEGKPLNGAGAVVANHSSWLDIFVLNASKRIYFVSKAEVANWPGIGWLARATGTVFIKRDPREAEAQVKMFRERLSLGHRLLFFPEGTSTDGRRVLPFKPTLFAAFLTPELKENLKIQPVSVVYRHAEGADVRQYGWWGEMDFGTHLVQTLSAAKQGSVTVVYHEPMRVADYDNRKALAHEAEAAVRGSLIQAGVLD; from the coding sequence ATGGAGGGACCGCATCACAAGGTCGGCTTGGCCGGTTGGGTGCGCTTTATTCTCAAAGCTCTGCCGCTCGCCGTTCTGGTCTTCGGATGTCTGGCGCTGCTGCTTCTGGTGCGTCTGATCGAGCGCCCGATCTACGGTCAGCGCCGTCCGGCCACGCCGTACATCACACAGTTCGTCTGCCGCAACGCGCTGCGGATCATCGGGCTGAAGTTCAGCGTCGAGGGCAAGCCGCTCAACGGTGCTGGAGCTGTGGTCGCTAACCATTCGTCATGGCTTGATATTTTCGTGCTGAACGCCAGCAAGCGCATCTACTTCGTGTCCAAGGCGGAAGTCGCCAATTGGCCGGGTATCGGCTGGCTCGCCCGCGCCACCGGCACCGTGTTTATCAAGCGCGATCCGCGTGAGGCGGAGGCGCAGGTGAAGATGTTCCGCGAGCGCCTTTCGCTCGGCCATCGTCTGCTGTTCTTCCCCGAAGGCACCTCTACCGACGGGCGGCGTGTGCTGCCGTTCAAGCCGACGCTCTTCGCGGCGTTCCTGACGCCCGAACTCAAGGAAAACCTGAAAATCCAGCCCGTGTCAGTGGTCTATCGCCATGCGGAGGGCGCCGACGTGCGTCAGTACGGCTGGTGGGGCGAGATGGATTTCGGCACGCACCTTGTCCAGACGCTCTCGGCGGCCAAGCAGGGGTCGGTCACGGTCGTGTATCACGAACCGATGCGCGTGGCGGATTACGACAATCGCAAAGCGCTGGCCCACGAGGCGGAAGCCGCTGTGCGCGGCTCCCTCATCCAAGCGGGCGTTCTGGATTAG
- a CDS encoding GNAT family N-acetyltransferase, which translates to MSATPDSLIVRLATTPDEVRAAQRLRYRVFVEELGGDGPLVDHEAKIEADAFDPFFQHLLLIDTAKDEVVGVYRLLTCDAADAAGGFYSESEFDLSALKASGRKLLELGRSCLAPEYRGGTGMFRLWTALAEFVAENEIDILFGVASFHGTNIDQLAPSLSLLHARHLAPADISATAKPYQPMNLLNVAEIDRVAAMKQVPALIKAYLKIGGFVGDGAYIDHQFNTTDVCLILDTERLNPSQAALYRKDRNA; encoded by the coding sequence ATGTCTGCAACCCCAGATAGTCTGATCGTCAGGCTCGCAACTACCCCCGATGAGGTCCGCGCGGCCCAGCGTCTGCGCTATCGGGTGTTTGTCGAGGAACTGGGTGGCGACGGTCCGTTGGTCGACCATGAGGCGAAGATCGAGGCCGATGCCTTCGATCCATTTTTCCAGCATCTCCTGCTGATTGATACGGCCAAGGACGAGGTCGTCGGGGTCTACCGTCTATTGACCTGCGATGCCGCCGATGCCGCTGGCGGGTTCTATTCCGAGAGCGAATTCGACCTGTCTGCGCTGAAAGCTTCGGGCCGTAAGCTATTGGAATTAGGTCGTTCCTGCCTTGCGCCCGAGTATCGCGGCGGTACGGGGATGTTCCGCCTTTGGACCGCGCTGGCGGAGTTCGTGGCCGAGAACGAGATCGACATTCTGTTCGGCGTGGCTTCGTTCCACGGCACCAATATCGATCAGCTTGCGCCGTCGTTGTCGCTGCTCCACGCCCGCCATCTGGCCCCCGCCGACATAAGCGCCACGGCGAAACCCTACCAGCCGATGAATCTGCTCAACGTGGCCGAGATCGACCGCGTGGCGGCGATGAAACAGGTGCCTGCGCTCATCAAAGCCTACCTCAAGATCGGTGGATTTGTTGGCGATGGTGCTTATATCGACCATCAATTCAATACGACGGACGTGTGCCTGATCCTCGATACCGAGCGGCTCAACCCGTCGCAGGCCGCGCTTTACCGGAAGGACCGTAACGCTTGA
- the proB gene encoding glutamate 5-kinase, producing MATLSAAKRLVVKIGSALLVDRDTGTLKSEWLASLAEDVAALRKRGTDVILVSSGSIALGREVLGLPRVALPLEQSQAAAAVGQIRLARAYEEVLAPHGIVTGQVLVTLDDTTDRRRYLNSRATMETMIGLGVTPIVNENDTIATDEIRYGDNDRLAAQVAVTVGADQLILLSDVDGFYNGNPNLDASATRYDVIDRITPEIEAMAGDGVSGLSKGGMITKLMAARLATEAGCAMAITLGSRINPLKQLEEGAPATWFVAQEDPQAARKRWIAAMKPKGQIAIDDGAASALAKGKSLLPAGVTGVSGDFGRGDPVLVVDSAGKRLAAGLARYTSKEARLIQGRRTADIEEALGYEGRAVLIHRDDMVV from the coding sequence TCCGAATGGCTGGCCTCCTTGGCCGAAGATGTTGCCGCCCTGCGCAAGCGCGGCACGGACGTCATCCTTGTTTCCTCCGGCTCGATTGCTTTGGGCCGCGAGGTGCTGGGGCTGCCCCGTGTGGCGCTGCCCCTCGAACAATCGCAGGCCGCTGCTGCCGTGGGTCAGATCCGTCTGGCCCGCGCATACGAAGAAGTCCTCGCGCCCCATGGCATTGTCACGGGGCAGGTGCTGGTGACGCTCGACGACACCACCGACCGCCGCCGCTATCTGAATAGCCGCGCGACGATGGAAACGATGATCGGCCTTGGCGTGACGCCAATTGTCAACGAAAACGATACCATCGCGACCGACGAAATCCGCTACGGCGACAACGACCGTCTGGCCGCGCAGGTCGCCGTGACCGTCGGTGCCGACCAGTTGATCCTGCTGTCTGACGTGGACGGGTTCTACAACGGGAACCCGAACCTCGACGCTAGCGCGACCCGCTACGACGTCATCGACCGCATCACGCCCGAGATCGAGGCGATGGCAGGTGACGGTGTCTCCGGCCTGTCCAAGGGCGGCATGATCACCAAACTGATGGCCGCGCGTCTTGCGACCGAAGCCGGTTGCGCGATGGCGATCACTTTAGGATCGCGCATCAACCCGTTGAAACAGCTTGAAGAAGGTGCGCCCGCCACGTGGTTCGTGGCGCAGGAAGACCCCCAAGCGGCCCGCAAACGCTGGATCGCGGCGATGAAGCCCAAGGGCCAGATCGCGATCGACGATGGCGCGGCGTCTGCTCTGGCGAAGGGCAAGAGCCTGCTGCCTGCAGGCGTGACTGGCGTGTCCGGCGATTTTGGGCGCGGCGATCCGGTTCTCGTGGTCGACAGCGCGGGCAAACGCCTCGCGGCGGGCCTCGCGCGTTACACATCGAAAGAGGCGCGGCTTATTCAGGGCCGCCGCACCGCAGATATTGAAGAGGCGCTCGGGTATGAGGGGCGCGCCGTGTTGATCCACCGCGACGACATGGTTGTTTGA
- a CDS encoding RNA methyltransferase, whose translation MPTGLPQPAFILLRPQMGENIGAAARGMWNFGLDRMRITSPRDGWPNQKAVAMASGAGRLLDEAQMFDTTADAVGDCTYVYATTARPRGLTKPVFSPEAAMQDAARRIAEGQNVAVMFGPERAGMDNEDIAQANAIISVPVNPEFSSLNLAQCVLLTAYEWRRASTEVVHERTDAAGEWATQIEVEKLAEHYEGQLTEAGFFYPEDKAPSMKMNLRNLWSRMPLTRHDVQILHGIMRQMVRWKERG comes from the coding sequence ATGCCCACCGGACTGCCGCAACCAGCTTTCATCCTGCTCCGCCCCCAGATGGGCGAGAACATCGGCGCAGCCGCGCGCGGGATGTGGAACTTCGGGCTGGACCGGATGCGCATTACCAGCCCGCGTGACGGCTGGCCGAACCAGAAGGCCGTTGCGATGGCCTCCGGCGCTGGCCGCTTGCTGGACGAGGCGCAGATGTTCGACACAACGGCAGATGCCGTTGGCGATTGCACCTATGTCTACGCCACGACGGCCCGTCCGCGCGGCCTGACCAAGCCTGTCTTTTCGCCGGAGGCGGCGATGCAGGACGCTGCGCGCCGGATCGCAGAGGGCCAGAACGTCGCCGTGATGTTCGGCCCCGAGCGTGCGGGCATGGACAACGAAGACATCGCGCAGGCGAATGCCATCATTAGCGTTCCCGTGAACCCCGAGTTTTCGTCGCTGAACCTCGCGCAGTGCGTGCTGCTGACCGCTTACGAGTGGCGCCGCGCCAGCACAGAGGTTGTTCACGAACGCACCGATGCCGCTGGCGAATGGGCGACACAGATCGAGGTCGAGAAGCTGGCCGAACATTATGAGGGCCAATTGACTGAAGCAGGCTTCTTCTATCCCGAGGACAAAGCGCCTTCGATGAAGATGAACCTGCGGAACCTCTGGAGCCGGATGCCGCTGACCCGCCACGATGTGCAGATCCTGCACGGCATCATGCGGCAGATGGTCCGCTGGAAAGAGCGCGGTTAA
- the ctaA gene encoding heme A synthase, producing MAQTPRKLFEEVGDEKRKADTPRAGAIDAKRRGARGAIRIWLMLIFALVAAMIVIGGLTRLTDSGLSITEWQPISGALPPMNEADWVTLFDKYKATPEYQLQNSGMSMIDFQFIFWWEWGHRLLGRVIGAVWAIGFLGFLVTRNIPTGWTKRLLLLGVLGGLQGAIGWWMVHSGLDSTAQEIGRTDVASYRLATHLGLAFVIFGFTAWCIFLLGRTESDLMQSRRNANKKLFSMSTGVLHFAFLQILIGALVAGIDAGRAFPTWPMMGDGFFPPDPFQLSPVWRNFFEDAGLVQFMHRMAGYLLFIFGIVVYLRARRSSNKYIRRAFTAMILMMLAQVVLGIVTALQSAHLHIAITHQIGAIVLWVLILRARYLSAYPKSQSIREA from the coding sequence ATGGCGCAGACCCCCCGCAAGCTGTTTGAAGAAGTCGGCGACGAAAAGCGCAAAGCGGACACGCCGCGCGCCGGTGCCATCGACGCCAAGCGTCGCGGTGCCCGCGGTGCGATCCGCATCTGGCTGATGCTGATCTTCGCGCTGGTTGCTGCAATGATCGTGATTGGCGGTCTGACCCGCCTGACCGACAGCGGCCTGTCGATCACCGAATGGCAGCCGATCTCGGGCGCTCTGCCGCCGATGAACGAGGCGGACTGGGTCACGCTCTTCGACAAATACAAAGCGACGCCGGAATACCAGCTTCAGAACTCGGGCATGTCGATGATCGACTTCCAGTTCATCTTCTGGTGGGAATGGGGTCACCGCCTGCTGGGCCGCGTGATCGGCGCCGTCTGGGCCATCGGTTTCCTCGGCTTCCTCGTCACCCGCAATATCCCGACCGGCTGGACCAAGCGTCTGCTGCTGCTCGGCGTTCTGGGCGGCCTTCAGGGCGCAATCGGCTGGTGGATGGTCCACTCGGGTCTCGACAGCACTGCGCAGGAGATTGGCCGCACCGATGTGGCGTCCTACCGTCTGGCGACGCACCTCGGCCTTGCCTTCGTGATCTTCGGTTTCACCGCGTGGTGCATCTTCCTTCTGGGCCGCACCGAAAGCGACCTGATGCAGTCGCGCCGCAACGCGAACAAGAAACTGTTCAGCATGAGCACCGGCGTCCTGCACTTCGCGTTCCTGCAAATCCTGATCGGCGCGCTGGTCGCAGGCATCGACGCGGGCCGCGCGTTCCCGACTTGGCCGATGATGGGTGACGGCTTCTTCCCGCCGGATCCGTTCCAACTCAGCCCCGTCTGGCGCAACTTCTTCGAAGACGCGGGCCTCGTGCAGTTCATGCACCGCATGGCGGGTTACCTGCTGTTCATCTTCGGGATTGTCGTCTACTTGCGCGCCCGCAGATCGTCGAACAAGTACATCCGCCGCGCCTTCACCGCGATGATCCTGATGATGCTGGCGCAAGTGGTGCTGGGTATTGTGACCGCGCTCCAGTCCGCACATCTGCACATCGCGATCACCCACCAGATCGGTGCGATCGTGCTGTGGGTGCTGATCCTGCGTGCCCGCTACCTTTCGGCCTATCCGAAATCCCAATCCATCCGCGAGGCATAA
- a CDS encoding histidine phosphotransferase family protein: MKHTPDIAALIGSRICHDLIGPLSAIGNGVELLSLAGLPETPEMALIADSVTSANAKIKFLRIAFGAASAEQLVKHSEVVAILDVMSKNSRISYDWQVDGTLTRVQLRALFLAIMCVETALPFGGEITIRATGIHAEGRKLNIVQDHWDTAQNKTAADLAAAHVQFAVLPWAASEAGMTPALNIADGSLALTL; the protein is encoded by the coding sequence GTGAAGCATACTCCCGATATTGCGGCCCTCATCGGGTCGCGGATTTGTCACGATCTTATCGGACCACTTAGCGCGATCGGCAATGGCGTCGAACTGCTAAGTTTGGCCGGCCTGCCCGAAACGCCTGAAATGGCGCTGATCGCGGACAGTGTGACGAGCGCGAACGCAAAGATCAAATTCCTGCGGATTGCCTTTGGTGCGGCGTCGGCGGAGCAGTTGGTGAAGCACTCCGAAGTTGTGGCGATCCTTGATGTGATGAGCAAGAATAGCCGGATCAGTTATGACTGGCAGGTGGACGGTACGCTGACCCGCGTTCAATTGCGGGCGCTGTTTCTGGCGATCATGTGCGTGGAAACGGCGCTGCCCTTCGGCGGGGAAATCACAATCCGCGCGACGGGCATCCATGCGGAGGGACGCAAGCTGAACATCGTTCAGGACCATTGGGACACCGCGCAAAACAAAACGGCGGCCGATCTGGCCGCCGCTCATGTTCAATTCGCCGTTCTGCCATGGGCCGCGAGTGAGGCGGGTATGACCCCTGCCCTCAACATCGCCGACGGATCGCTCGCCCTCACGCTTTAA
- a CDS encoding DUF3553 domain-containing protein: MDINSILEPGMLVRHPEEPEWGIGQVQSNIGGRITVNFREQGKVVIDGTRVILSIVPYENH, from the coding sequence ATGGATATCAATTCGATACTGGAACCCGGAATGCTCGTTCGCCACCCCGAGGAGCCCGAATGGGGAATCGGGCAGGTGCAGTCCAACATCGGTGGCCGCATCACCGTGAATTTCCGCGAGCAGGGCAAAGTCGTGATCGATGGCACCCGTGTCATCCTCTCCATTGTTCCGTACGAAAATCATTGA